Proteins from one Algicella marina genomic window:
- a CDS encoding NADH-quinone oxidoreductase subunit J, with translation MGFAAFAFYMFSLVACVAGVLVVVSKNPVHSVLWLILAFFSSAGLFVLLGAEFVAMLLVIVYVGAVAVLFLFVVMMLDVDFAELRGELSRYTPIGLLIGVVIVMQLMFAFGSWELDDASQAARGAVAPAPEELQNTAALGQLIYTKYILLFQTAGLVLFVAMVGAIVLTLRHKPNVKRQDILAQIYRDPAKSVDLVDVKPGQGL, from the coding sequence ATGGGCTTTGCAGCCTTCGCGTTCTACATGTTCTCGCTGGTCGCCTGTGTGGCGGGGGTGCTGGTCGTCGTTTCCAAGAACCCGGTGCATTCGGTGCTGTGGCTGATCCTTGCCTTCTTCTCCTCCGCCGGGCTGTTTGTGCTGTTGGGCGCGGAGTTCGTGGCGATGTTGCTGGTGATCGTCTACGTCGGCGCGGTGGCGGTGCTGTTCCTGTTCGTGGTGATGATGCTGGACGTTGATTTCGCGGAATTGCGTGGCGAGCTGAGCAGGTATACCCCCATCGGGCTGCTGATCGGGGTGGTCATCGTGATGCAGTTGATGTTCGCCTTCGGCTCGTGGGAATTGGACGACGCATCGCAGGCTGCGCGTGGCGCGGTGGCGCCGGCGCCGGAAGAGTTGCAGAACACCGCGGCGTTGGGTCAGTTGATCTACACGAAGTACATCCTGCTGTTCCAGACGGCGGGGCTGGTGCTGTTTGTCGCCATGGTCGGTGCCATTGTCCTGACGCTGCGCCACAAGCCGAATGTGAAGCGGCAGGACATCCTTGCCCAGATCTACCGCGACCCGGCGAAGAGTGTCGATTTGGTGGACGTGAAGCCGGGGCAGGGGCTGTGA
- the nuoK gene encoding NADH-quinone oxidoreductase subunit NuoK → MDIGLSQYLTVAAILFVTGIFGIFLNRKNVIVILMSIELMLLAVNINFVAFSAYLGDLVGQVFTLFVLTVAAAEAAIGLAILVCFFRNRGTIAVEDVNVMKG, encoded by the coding sequence ATGGACATAGGACTCTCTCAATATCTGACCGTGGCGGCGATCCTTTTCGTGACGGGGATCTTCGGAATTTTCCTGAACCGCAAGAACGTGATCGTGATCCTGATGTCGATCGAGCTGATGCTGCTGGCCGTGAACATCAACTTCGTGGCCTTCTCGGCCTATCTCGGCGATCTGGTGGGGCAGGTGTTCACGCTGTTCGTGTTGACCGTCGCGGCGGCGGAGGCGGCCATCGGGCTGGCCATCCTCGTCTGCTTCTTCCGCAACCGTGGCACTATTGCCGTTGAAGATGTCAACGTGATGAAAGGCTGA
- a CDS encoding DUF4259 domain-containing protein translates to MGAWGTGVFENDDAADWLDEFASDGADKVSEAFDAVIEAARTGSIDSMDASFAMAAAEAVAYAVGTPDPDLDDEVVEAFDARKDEVAALEGIADRAIAALDLIVSDPERSELLELWEDADEDDAEAFRETVADLRRRVDG, encoded by the coding sequence ATGGGCGCATGGGGCACAGGTGTTTTTGAGAATGACGACGCGGCGGACTGGCTGGACGAATTCGCCAGCGACGGCGCAGACAAGGTGAGCGAGGCATTTGACGCCGTGATCGAGGCTGCAAGGACAGGTTCCATCGACAGCATGGACGCCAGTTTCGCAATGGCGGCGGCCGAGGCCGTGGCCTATGCCGTGGGCACGCCGGACCCGGACCTCGACGACGAGGTGGTGGAGGCCTTCGATGCCCGCAAGGATGAGGTTGCCGCGCTGGAGGGGATCGCCGACCGGGCGATTGCCGCGCTGGATTTGATTGTTTCCGACCCCGAACGCTCCGAGTTGCTGGAGCTGTGGGAAGATGCTGATGAAGACGATGCCGAGGCCTTCCGCGAGACGGTGGCGGATCTGAGACGGAGGGTGGACGGCTGA
- a CDS encoding biotin--[acetyl-CoA-carboxylase] ligase, producing MTWPNSVGRIILEQVDSTNAEAVRALTLGTRAPFWLMAHHQTAGRGRGGRPWSARAGNFFGTLMMEVPQGPQAAGQRSFVAALALRDVVAGLVPDTMALSLKWPNDVLLMNRKLAGILLESETVKGRLMLRVGIGVNLAAVPEQAELESGALTPVHLGGVIGPEAFLDLLAAAFAKWDDTLLREGFAPIRAAWLNHAARLGEPIRARLPGQELHGTFETVDEGGALVLNTAKGRMSLPAADVFF from the coding sequence TTGACCTGGCCAAACAGCGTCGGACGGATCATCCTCGAACAGGTCGACAGCACCAACGCGGAGGCCGTGCGGGCACTGACGCTGGGCACGCGGGCACCGTTCTGGCTGATGGCGCACCACCAGACGGCGGGGCGTGGCCGCGGCGGGCGACCGTGGTCGGCAAGGGCCGGAAATTTCTTTGGTACGCTGATGATGGAAGTGCCGCAGGGGCCGCAGGCGGCTGGGCAACGCTCCTTCGTGGCGGCGCTGGCGCTGCGCGACGTCGTGGCGGGGCTGGTACCGGATACGATGGCGTTGTCGCTCAAATGGCCGAATGACGTACTGCTGATGAACCGCAAGCTGGCCGGCATCCTGCTGGAGAGCGAAACGGTGAAGGGGCGGCTGATGCTTCGGGTTGGCATCGGCGTCAACCTGGCGGCAGTGCCGGAGCAGGCGGAATTGGAGAGCGGAGCGCTGACACCGGTTCATCTGGGCGGGGTGATCGGGCCCGAAGCGTTTCTCGACCTGCTGGCCGCAGCCTTTGCGAAATGGGACGACACGCTGCTGCGTGAAGGTTTCGCGCCGATCAGGGCCGCATGGCTGAACCACGCGGCGCGTCTGGGAGAGCCTATTCGCGCCCGACTGCCGGGGCAGGAACTGCACGGCACGTTCGAGACGGTGGACGAGGGCGGCGCGCTTGTTCTAAACACGGCCAAGGGGCGGATGAGCCTGCCCGCCGCGGACGTTTTTTTCTGA
- the nuoH gene encoding NADH-quinone oxidoreductase subunit NuoH, translating to MSEFLQTPFGIFVIVLAQCLLVTVCILVALAFLMYADRKVWAAVQMRKGPNVVGAFGLLQSFADFIKYIVKEVVVPAGADKVVFFLAPMITFVLAVISWAVIPFNDGWVVASLNVGILYIFAISSLEVYGVIMGGWASNSKYPFLGSLRSAAQMISYEVSIGFIIIGVILSTGSLNLSEIVYAQEGRYGFFSWYWLPHFPMVILFFVSALAETNRPPFDLPEAEAELVAGYQVEYSSTPFLLFMIGELMAVVLMCALITILFFGGWLSPIPGVSEWPLLGDGLHWMILKMGFFFFMFAMVKAIVPRYRYDQLMRLGWKVFLPMSLAWVVIVAGLALYDVPGYARFATGG from the coding sequence ATGAGTGAGTTCCTGCAAACGCCCTTCGGCATCTTCGTCATCGTGCTGGCACAGTGCCTGCTGGTGACGGTGTGCATCCTCGTGGCGCTGGCGTTCCTGATGTATGCCGACCGCAAGGTCTGGGCCGCGGTGCAGATGCGCAAGGGGCCGAACGTGGTGGGGGCCTTCGGGCTGCTGCAATCGTTTGCGGATTTCATCAAGTACATCGTCAAGGAAGTCGTGGTGCCCGCCGGGGCCGACAAGGTGGTGTTCTTCCTCGCGCCGATGATCACCTTCGTGCTGGCGGTGATCAGCTGGGCGGTGATCCCGTTCAATGACGGCTGGGTCGTGGCGAGCCTGAATGTCGGTATCCTGTATATCTTCGCGATCTCGTCGCTCGAGGTCTATGGCGTGATCATGGGCGGCTGGGCCTCGAACTCGAAATATCCGTTCCTCGGCAGCCTGCGCTCGGCGGCACAAATGATCTCCTACGAGGTCTCGATCGGGTTCATCATCATCGGTGTGATCCTTTCCACCGGATCGCTGAACCTTTCGGAAATCGTCTATGCGCAGGAAGGCCGCTACGGCTTCTTCTCGTGGTACTGGCTGCCGCATTTCCCGATGGTGATCCTGTTTTTCGTGAGCGCGCTGGCGGAAACCAACCGCCCGCCCTTCGACCTGCCGGAAGCGGAGGCCGAACTGGTGGCGGGTTATCAGGTGGAATATTCCTCGACCCCGTTCCTGCTGTTCATGATCGGCGAGCTGATGGCGGTGGTGCTGATGTGCGCGCTGATCACGATCCTGTTCTTCGGCGGCTGGCTGAGCCCGATTCCGGGCGTGTCCGAATGGCCGTTGCTTGGCGACGGGCTGCACTGGATGATCCTGAAGATGGGCTTCTTCTTCTTCATGTTCGCGATGGTCAAGGCGATCGTACCGCGCTACCGCTATGACCAGCTGATGCGCCTGGGCTGGAAGGTGTTCCTGCCGATGAGCCTGGCCTGGGTGGTGATTGTTGCCGGGCTGGCACTCTATGACGTGCCGGGTTACGCCCGGTTCGCGACGGGGGGCTGA
- the nuoL gene encoding NADH-quinone oxidoreductase subunit L: protein MPTIILFAPLIGALICGFGHRFIGEKAGMVVATSLMFLSCLLSWVIFLGPHGDSDTNSLFTWIRSGSLDVDWAIRLDTMTSVMLVVVTSVSALVHLYSFGYMDHDPQWKEGESYKPRFFAYLSFFTFAMLMLVTADNLLQLFFGWEGVGVASYLLIGFYYRKPSAGAAAMKAFIVNRVGDFGFVLGIFAVYYLVDSIQFDVIFAAAPDLAATTFNFLGYEVNAVETICVLLFIGAMGKSAQLFLHTWLPDAMEGPTPVSALIHAATMVTAGVFLVCRMSPLFDYAPGALTLVTVVGASTAFFAATVGLVQNDIKRVIAYSTCSQLGYMFAAAGVGFYQAAMFHLFTHAAFKAMLFLGAGSVIHAMHHEQDMRNYGGLRKKIPVTFWAMMIGTLAITGVGIPFSYDLFHLPIGFAGFVSKDAIIEGVFAGHSTYAFLMLVTAALFTSFYSWRLIFMTFFGEPRGNAETHDHAHESPRVMTIPLVVLAVGSVLLGMVYYKSFVGDKSEAFFGPSIHVAGAGEHAAEAGGDAGSADDHAEATSETTEAPLLDEQVIESVEPAGEAVAAEAHGDEAAADDHGGEAAHHGDSGVVLHDYHYVPNWVKLAPFLAMLIGLAGAYYAYILKPEVPGRFVAGNRGLYNFLLNKWYFDEVYNAVFVRPAMWLGRFLWKKGDGATIDGGINGLAMGIIPFFTRLAGKAQSGYLFHYAFAMFIGLAAILTWMIVGRAG from the coding sequence ATGCCCACCATTATTCTGTTCGCCCCGCTAATCGGCGCATTGATCTGCGGCTTCGGCCACAGGTTCATCGGCGAGAAGGCGGGCATGGTGGTGGCGACGTCACTGATGTTTCTTTCCTGCCTGCTGTCCTGGGTGATTTTCCTCGGACCGCACGGCGACAGCGACACGAACAGCCTGTTCACGTGGATCCGCTCCGGCTCGCTTGACGTCGACTGGGCGATCCGGCTGGACACGATGACATCGGTGATGCTGGTGGTGGTGACCAGCGTCTCGGCGCTTGTGCATCTTTATTCCTTTGGCTACATGGATCACGACCCGCAGTGGAAGGAAGGGGAGAGCTACAAGCCGCGGTTCTTTGCTTACCTGTCGTTCTTCACCTTCGCGATGCTGATGCTGGTGACGGCGGACAACCTGTTGCAGCTTTTCTTCGGCTGGGAGGGCGTGGGTGTCGCCTCCTACCTGTTGATCGGCTTCTATTACCGCAAACCCTCTGCCGGGGCTGCAGCGATGAAGGCGTTCATCGTCAACCGTGTCGGGGATTTCGGCTTCGTGCTGGGTATTTTCGCGGTGTATTACCTCGTGGACAGCATCCAGTTTGACGTGATCTTTGCGGCGGCACCGGATCTGGCCGCGACGACGTTCAACTTCCTCGGCTACGAGGTGAACGCGGTCGAGACGATCTGCGTGCTGCTGTTCATCGGCGCGATGGGGAAATCGGCGCAGCTTTTCCTGCACACCTGGCTGCCGGACGCGATGGAAGGGCCGACGCCCGTTTCCGCGCTGATCCATGCGGCGACGATGGTGACGGCGGGCGTCTTCCTCGTTTGCCGGATGAGCCCATTGTTTGACTATGCGCCGGGTGCGCTGACGCTGGTGACGGTGGTGGGGGCCTCGACTGCCTTCTTCGCGGCGACGGTCGGGCTGGTACAGAACGACATCAAGCGCGTGATCGCGTATTCGACCTGTTCGCAGCTCGGCTACATGTTCGCCGCCGCCGGTGTGGGTTTCTATCAGGCCGCGATGTTTCACCTGTTCACCCACGCGGCGTTCAAGGCGATGCTGTTCCTCGGCGCGGGTTCGGTGATCCACGCGATGCATCACGAGCAGGACATGCGGAACTACGGCGGCCTGCGCAAGAAGATCCCCGTGACGTTCTGGGCGATGATGATCGGGACGCTGGCGATCACCGGTGTGGGCATTCCGTTCAGCTATGACCTGTTTCACCTGCCGATCGGCTTTGCCGGGTTCGTTTCCAAGGATGCGATCATCGAGGGCGTGTTTGCCGGACATTCGACCTATGCATTCCTGATGCTGGTGACGGCGGCGCTGTTCACCAGCTTCTATTCATGGCGACTGATCTTCATGACCTTCTTCGGGGAGCCGCGCGGCAATGCTGAGACGCATGATCACGCCCACGAGAGCCCGAGGGTGATGACGATCCCGCTGGTGGTGCTCGCGGTCGGGTCTGTCCTGTTGGGGATGGTCTATTACAAGTCGTTCGTCGGCGACAAATCGGAAGCGTTCTTCGGACCGTCGATCCACGTGGCGGGCGCCGGTGAGCATGCTGCCGAAGCCGGTGGCGACGCAGGGTCGGCGGATGACCATGCAGAAGCTACGTCTGAGACGACCGAGGCGCCGCTACTGGACGAGCAGGTGATCGAAAGCGTAGAGCCGGCCGGCGAGGCCGTTGCAGCGGAAGCGCATGGTGACGAGGCGGCGGCGGATGACCATGGCGGCGAGGCCGCACATCACGGCGACAGCGGCGTGGTGCTGCATGACTATCACTACGTGCCGAACTGGGTGAAGCTGGCGCCGTTCCTAGCGATGCTGATCGGGCTGGCAGGTGCCTATTATGCCTACATCCTGAAGCCGGAAGTGCCGGGCCGCTTCGTGGCCGGCAACCGCGGCCTCTACAACTTTCTGCTGAACAAGTGGTATTTCGACGAGGTCTACAACGCGGTGTTCGTACGCCCGGCGATGTGGCTGGGCCGGTTCCTCTGGAAGAAGGGTGACGGCGCGACGATCGACGGCGGCATCAACGGGCTGGCAATGGGGATCATTCCGTTCTTCACCCGGCTCGCGGGCAAGGCGCAATCGGGCTACCTGTTCCACTACGCGTTCGCGATGTTCATCGGGCTCGCCGCAATTCTGACCTGGATGATCGTGGGGAGGGCCGGCTGA
- a CDS encoding NADH-quinone oxidoreductase subunit M gives MDLLLSLVTFLPLIGAGVLAFFLKGEDAAAQMNAKRLALFTTAATFLISLGILAEFDVSDPGFQLVEEAEWLGGLTYKMGVDGISVLFVMLTTFLMPIVIGASWNVTHRVKEYMIAFLVLETLMIGVFCALDLILFYFFFEAGLIPMFLIVGIWGGKDRIYASFKFFLYTLLGSLLMLVAMLAMYFEAGTSDIPRLLAHDFDSSPITVFGFHIMGGMQMLLWIAFFASFAVKMPMWPVHTWLPDAHVQAPTAGSVVLAAILLKMGGYGFLRFSLPMFPVASDMMANFVFTLSVVAIIYTSLVAMMQEDMKKLIAYSSVAHMGFVTMGIFAANQQGVDGAIFQMLSHGFISGALFLTVGVIYDRMHTREIDAYGGLVIRMPAFALIFMLFTMGNVGLPGTSGFVGEFLTLAGVFQVNTMVALFAATGVILSAGYALWLYRRVVFGDLIKESLKQITDMNGREKLLFAPLVVMTILLGVYPSLVLDVIGPSVSELVENYSAAVAEAATQVAETEGH, from the coding sequence ATGGACCTGCTTCTTTCGCTTGTAACCTTCCTGCCGCTGATCGGTGCCGGTGTTCTTGCCTTCTTTCTGAAGGGCGAGGATGCGGCGGCGCAGATGAATGCCAAGCGGCTGGCGCTGTTCACCACCGCCGCGACTTTCCTGATCTCGCTGGGCATTCTGGCTGAGTTCGACGTTTCCGACCCCGGTTTCCAGCTGGTGGAGGAGGCCGAGTGGTTGGGCGGCTTGACCTACAAGATGGGTGTGGACGGCATATCCGTGCTGTTCGTGATGCTGACGACCTTCCTGATGCCGATCGTCATCGGCGCATCGTGGAATGTCACGCATCGCGTCAAGGAATACATGATCGCATTCCTGGTGCTTGAGACGCTGATGATCGGCGTGTTCTGCGCGCTGGACCTCATCCTGTTCTACTTCTTCTTCGAGGCCGGGCTGATCCCGATGTTCCTGATCGTGGGCATATGGGGCGGCAAGGACCGCATCTATGCCTCGTTCAAGTTCTTCCTCTACACGCTGCTTGGGTCGCTATTGATGCTGGTGGCGATGCTGGCGATGTATTTCGAGGCTGGCACGTCCGACATTCCGCGGCTGCTGGCGCATGATTTCGACAGTTCGCCGATAACGGTGTTCGGCTTCCACATCATGGGCGGTATGCAGATGCTGCTGTGGATCGCGTTCTTCGCCAGCTTCGCGGTGAAGATGCCGATGTGGCCGGTGCATACGTGGCTGCCGGATGCGCATGTGCAGGCGCCGACGGCCGGATCCGTCGTGCTGGCGGCGATCCTGCTGAAGATGGGCGGCTACGGGTTTTTGCGGTTCAGCCTGCCGATGTTCCCGGTGGCATCCGACATGATGGCGAATTTTGTGTTCACGCTGTCGGTGGTGGCGATCATCTACACGAGCCTCGTGGCGATGATGCAGGAGGACATGAAAAAGCTGATCGCCTATTCCTCCGTCGCGCATATGGGCTTCGTGACGATGGGGATCTTTGCGGCCAACCAGCAGGGGGTGGACGGGGCGATCTTCCAGATGCTCTCTCACGGTTTCATTTCCGGTGCGCTGTTTCTGACGGTCGGCGTGATCTACGACCGGATGCACACGCGCGAGATCGACGCCTATGGCGGGCTTGTGATCCGGATGCCGGCATTCGCGCTGATCTTCATGCTGTTTACCATGGGCAATGTGGGCCTGCCGGGCACCAGCGGGTTCGTGGGCGAGTTCTTGACGCTGGCGGGCGTGTTCCAGGTGAACACGATGGTGGCACTGTTCGCCGCGACTGGCGTGATCCTGAGCGCGGGCTATGCTCTTTGGCTTTATCGCCGGGTGGTGTTCGGCGACCTGATCAAGGAAAGCCTGAAGCAGATCACCGACATGAACGGACGCGAGAAACTGCTGTTCGCGCCGCTGGTGGTGATGACGATTTTGCTGGGCGTATATCCCTCGCTGGTGCTGGACGTGATCGGGCCGAGTGTATCTGAACTTGTAGAGAACTATTCCGCTGCAGTGGCCGAGGCCGCGACGCAGGTGGCCGAAACCGAGGGGCACTGA
- a CDS encoding type III pantothenate kinase encodes MLLAIDVGNTNTVFALHDGEKTVGSWRCLTTHGRTADEYYVWLKSLMQPHGLIRDVSDVIISSVVPQVVFNLRVLSDTYFHTRPMVVGKPEVELGVPVRVDKDTVVGADRLVNTVGAFDRYGGNLIVVDFGTATTFDIVGADGAYEGGIISPGVNTSLRGLSEAAAALPYIDVTKPERVVGTNTRMCMQSGIYWGYVGLIEGLCTRVAQERGEAMKVIGTGGLSTLFDQGTNVFDHLDSDLTIHGLVLIHARNKKENS; translated from the coding sequence ATGCTTCTGGCAATTGATGTCGGCAACACCAATACGGTGTTTGCCCTGCATGACGGTGAGAAGACCGTGGGTTCATGGCGCTGCCTGACGACCCATGGCCGCACGGCGGATGAGTATTACGTATGGCTGAAGAGCCTGATGCAACCGCACGGGCTGATCCGCGATGTTTCCGACGTGATCATCTCCAGCGTCGTGCCGCAGGTTGTCTTCAACCTCCGTGTCTTGTCGGACACCTATTTCCACACCCGGCCGATGGTTGTCGGCAAGCCCGAGGTGGAGTTGGGCGTGCCGGTGCGGGTGGACAAGGATACCGTGGTCGGCGCGGACCGTTTGGTAAACACGGTGGGTGCGTTCGACCGGTATGGCGGCAACCTGATCGTGGTGGATTTCGGCACGGCGACGACATTCGACATCGTTGGCGCGGACGGCGCTTACGAGGGTGGCATCATCAGTCCGGGGGTGAACACCTCACTTCGTGGACTTTCGGAGGCGGCGGCGGCACTGCCCTATATCGACGTGACGAAACCGGAACGGGTTGTCGGCACCAATACACGGATGTGCATGCAATCGGGCATCTACTGGGGATATGTCGGCCTGATCGAGGGCCTGTGTACCAGAGTGGCGCAGGAACGGGGTGAAGCCATGAAAGTTATTGGCACCGGCGGACTTTCCACCCTATTTGACCAGGGAACCAACGTTTTTGATCACCTTGACAGTGATTTGACAATTCACGGGCTGGTATTGATCCATGCCCGCAACAAGAAAGAAAATTCATGA
- the nuoN gene encoding NADH-quinone oxidoreductase subunit NuoN, with protein sequence MLGDDLNVILPELVLAVYAMAALMFGVFSKNELQASRTVMWVTVGVLTILGAWVAVSPSDARTAFGGTFVSDNFAHFAKVLMLWGAASMLALSMVYLEKHKLMKFEFPVLICLSVTGMMLMVSAEDLMVMYLGLELQSLALYVIAAFRRDSLRSTEAGLKYFVLGALSSGLLLYGASLVYGTAGTTEFAGIAQRVGEGELSLGMLIGLVFLCTGLAFKVSAAPFHMWTPDVYEGAPTPVTGFFATAPKVAAAGMFARVAHDAFGSAVSDWSQILAFLSVASMFLGAIAAIGQRNIKRLMAYSSISHMGFVLMGLAAGTAAGVEAMLIYLAIYVAMNIGVFAFILNMERDGTAVMDIYALGDYSQVSPRRAACLAVLMFSLAGLPPLLGFWGKFFVLSAAVDAGLAWLAVAGVIASVIAAFYYLRIIYLMYFGEETQRLTGSMPTMHWGFLAVSAAAMLLGMINLFGIEGAAEAAAAALVN encoded by the coding sequence ATGCTGGGCGATGATCTGAACGTTATCCTGCCGGAGCTGGTGCTGGCGGTCTATGCGATGGCGGCGCTGATGTTCGGCGTATTCTCGAAGAACGAATTGCAGGCCTCGCGCACGGTGATGTGGGTGACTGTCGGCGTGCTGACGATCCTCGGAGCCTGGGTCGCGGTATCACCCTCGGATGCGCGCACGGCGTTTGGCGGTACCTTCGTAAGCGACAACTTCGCGCATTTCGCCAAGGTGCTGATGCTGTGGGGTGCGGCTTCGATGCTGGCGCTTTCCATGGTCTACCTTGAAAAGCACAAGCTGATGAAGTTCGAGTTCCCGGTGCTGATCTGCCTGTCGGTGACCGGCATGATGCTGATGGTTTCAGCGGAAGACCTGATGGTCATGTACCTGGGGTTGGAGTTGCAATCGCTGGCGCTGTACGTCATCGCGGCGTTCCGGCGGGACAGTCTGCGCAGTACCGAGGCGGGACTGAAGTATTTCGTGCTCGGCGCGTTGTCGTCGGGGCTGCTGCTGTACGGGGCAAGCCTTGTCTACGGCACGGCCGGAACGACCGAGTTCGCAGGGATCGCGCAGCGGGTCGGCGAGGGCGAACTTTCGCTGGGGATGCTGATCGGGCTGGTGTTCCTGTGCACGGGTCTGGCGTTCAAGGTCTCGGCCGCGCCGTTTCACATGTGGACGCCGGATGTCTATGAGGGAGCGCCGACGCCGGTAACGGGGTTCTTTGCCACGGCGCCGAAAGTTGCGGCGGCGGGCATGTTCGCCCGCGTGGCGCACGATGCCTTCGGTAGCGCGGTGTCGGACTGGAGCCAGATCCTCGCGTTCCTGTCGGTGGCGTCGATGTTCCTCGGGGCGATCGCTGCCATCGGGCAGCGCAACATAAAGCGGCTGATGGCCTATTCGTCGATCAGCCACATGGGCTTTGTGTTGATGGGGCTGGCGGCCGGAACGGCGGCGGGCGTGGAAGCGATGCTGATCTACCTTGCGATCTATGTGGCGATGAACATCGGGGTCTTTGCCTTCATCCTGAACATGGAACGGGACGGAACGGCGGTGATGGATATCTATGCGCTCGGCGATTACAGTCAGGTGTCACCACGGCGGGCCGCCTGCCTGGCGGTACTGATGTTCAGCCTTGCCGGGCTGCCGCCGTTGCTGGGCTTCTGGGGCAAGTTCTTCGTGCTGTCGGCGGCGGTGGATGCCGGGCTGGCGTGGCTGGCTGTGGCTGGGGTCATCGCATCGGTGATCGCGGCGTTTTACTATCTGCGTATCATCTACCTGATGTATTTCGGCGAGGAAACGCAGCGTCTGACCGGCAGTATGCCGACGATGCACTGGGGCTTTCTGGCCGTTTCGGCGGCGGCGATGCTGCTGGGAATGATCAACCTGTTCGGAATCGAGGGCGCCGCCGAGGCCGCTGCTGCGGCGCTCGTCAATTGA
- the nuoI gene encoding NADH-quinone oxidoreductase subunit NuoI — translation MTAIDWTRATRYFLLADFIGGFRLGLKYFFKPKATLNYPHEKGPLSPRFRGEHALRRYPNGEERCIACKLCEAICPAQAITIDAEPREDGSRRTTRYDIDMTKCIYCGFCQEACPVDAIVEGPNFEFATESREELFYNKAKLLENGDRWEAEIARNLEMDAPYR, via the coding sequence ATGACCGCTATCGACTGGACGCGCGCAACCCGCTACTTCCTGCTGGCCGATTTCATCGGCGGCTTCAGGCTGGGGCTGAAGTATTTCTTCAAGCCCAAGGCGACGCTGAACTACCCGCACGAGAAGGGGCCGCTGAGCCCGCGTTTCCGGGGCGAGCATGCGCTGCGGCGCTACCCCAATGGCGAGGAGCGGTGCATCGCCTGCAAGCTGTGCGAGGCGATCTGCCCGGCGCAGGCGATCACCATCGACGCGGAGCCGCGCGAGGACGGCTCGCGCCGGACGACACGCTATGACATCGACATGACCAAGTGCATCTATTGCGGCTTCTGCCAGGAAGCCTGCCCGGTGGATGCCATCGTCGAGGGGCCGAATTTCGAGTTCGCGACCGAGAGCCGTGAGGAGCTGTTCTACAACAAGGCCAAGCTTCTGGAAAACGGCGACCGCTGGGAAGCGGAGATTGCGCGCAACCTGGAGATGGATGCGCCCTATCGGTAA